A single region of the Paramicrobacterium fandaimingii genome encodes:
- a CDS encoding FdhF/YdeP family oxidoreductase — protein MSDETDVSKPKEWAAGVPGIAHAMGPAFKDVGVNRSLKGLLSMNQKDGFDCMSCAWQDPPERKTFEFCENGAKAFVWEATPLLVTSDFWRQHPVSELADKTDYWLGQQGRLTEPVYKAEGDDHYRPVTWERAFEILGEELNGLDSPNDAAFYTSGRTANETAFLYQLFVRSFGTNNLPDCSNMCHESTGTAMSDTVGVGKATVRYDDFEKADLVIVMGQNPGTNHPRMLTALEDAKKNGASIVAVNPLPEAGLKRYKNPQTVRGLVGRGTDLADQYLQVKLAGDMALLQALSKRVLDAEARRGGIIDSDFIERHCVRFDEFAQSLDALDEQRVLDATGVTSAEIDELAERYMASERVIITWAMGLTQHEFAVPTITEIINLLMLRGNIGRPGAGASPIRGHSNVQGDRTMGIWEKMPDSFIDALDGEFGARLPREHGLDAVGTVRAMRDGAVKVLVALGGNFAKAISDTDVSEAALRGTRLTAQISTKLNRSHAVVGETALILPVLGRSEIDRQRSGEQFVTVEDTVAAIHASKGTLEPVAPNLLSEVSIVTRMARAVLGESSPIDWAHFEHDYDSIRDRIARVVPGCDDFNKKVRAPGGFDLPHGPRDSRTFPTETGKAQFAVNELRTIDVPPGRLLLQSLRSHDQFNTTIYSNNDRYRGVKNGRHVIFANADDLAELGIADGASVDIHGEWSDGVDRVARGFRVIAYPTAKGCVATYFPEANVLVPLDFTAHGSNTPVSKSIVVRLEQVAMAAV, from the coding sequence ATGAGCGACGAAACAGATGTCTCCAAGCCCAAAGAGTGGGCAGCCGGAGTGCCGGGCATCGCGCATGCAATGGGGCCGGCGTTCAAAGACGTCGGCGTGAACCGTTCGCTCAAAGGTCTGCTGTCGATGAACCAGAAGGACGGCTTCGACTGCATGAGCTGCGCCTGGCAGGATCCGCCGGAGCGTAAGACTTTCGAGTTCTGCGAGAACGGTGCAAAGGCATTCGTGTGGGAAGCGACGCCGCTTCTCGTGACGAGCGACTTCTGGCGACAGCATCCGGTGTCTGAACTCGCGGACAAGACCGACTACTGGCTGGGGCAGCAAGGGCGCCTCACAGAACCCGTCTATAAGGCCGAGGGCGATGACCATTACCGCCCGGTGACCTGGGAGCGGGCATTCGAGATTCTCGGAGAGGAGCTCAACGGTCTCGATTCGCCCAACGACGCGGCGTTCTACACGAGTGGACGCACCGCAAACGAGACGGCGTTTCTGTACCAGCTGTTTGTGCGCTCCTTCGGAACGAACAACCTCCCCGACTGCTCGAACATGTGCCACGAATCGACGGGCACGGCGATGAGTGACACCGTCGGCGTTGGCAAGGCGACAGTGCGATACGACGACTTCGAAAAGGCGGACCTTGTCATTGTGATGGGGCAGAACCCCGGAACGAACCACCCGCGCATGCTCACGGCGCTCGAAGATGCGAAGAAGAACGGCGCATCAATCGTCGCCGTCAATCCGCTTCCCGAGGCCGGACTCAAGCGCTACAAGAACCCGCAGACCGTGCGCGGATTGGTGGGGCGAGGCACCGATCTTGCCGACCAATATCTGCAGGTGAAGCTCGCGGGCGACATGGCACTGCTGCAGGCGCTGTCGAAGCGGGTTCTGGATGCCGAGGCACGACGCGGCGGAATCATCGACAGTGACTTCATCGAACGCCACTGCGTTCGTTTCGACGAGTTTGCGCAGAGCCTCGACGCTCTCGACGAGCAGCGGGTGCTCGACGCGACAGGCGTCACCTCTGCCGAGATCGACGAACTTGCCGAGCGGTACATGGCGAGCGAACGTGTGATCATCACGTGGGCGATGGGACTCACGCAGCATGAGTTCGCCGTTCCGACGATCACCGAGATCATCAACCTGCTGATGCTGCGGGGCAACATCGGCCGCCCCGGGGCCGGTGCATCGCCGATTCGCGGGCACAGCAACGTGCAGGGCGATCGCACGATGGGCATCTGGGAGAAGATGCCCGACTCATTCATCGACGCGCTCGACGGGGAGTTCGGCGCCCGGCTGCCTCGTGAACACGGGCTGGATGCTGTCGGCACGGTGCGGGCAATGCGCGACGGCGCCGTGAAGGTGCTCGTCGCTCTCGGCGGAAACTTCGCAAAGGCGATTTCGGACACCGACGTCTCTGAGGCGGCACTGCGCGGCACGCGACTGACGGCGCAGATCTCGACAAAGCTCAACCGCTCGCATGCCGTCGTTGGCGAGACGGCTCTGATCTTGCCCGTGCTGGGTCGCAGCGAGATCGACAGGCAGCGCTCGGGCGAGCAGTTCGTCACCGTCGAAGACACCGTCGCCGCGATTCACGCGTCGAAGGGCACGCTTGAACCCGTCGCTCCGAACCTGCTGTCTGAGGTTTCCATCGTCACCCGCATGGCACGCGCGGTGCTGGGGGAGAGCAGCCCCATTGACTGGGCTCACTTCGAGCACGACTATGACAGCATTCGCGACAGAATCGCTCGTGTGGTTCCCGGCTGCGACGACTTCAACAAGAAGGTGCGTGCGCCAGGCGGTTTCGATCTGCCGCACGGTCCGCGCGACAGTCGGACGTTCCCGACCGAGACGGGAAAGGCGCAGTTCGCCGTCAACGAGCTGCGCACGATCGACGTGCCGCCCGGCAGGCTTCTGCTGCAGTCTTTGCGCAGCCACGACCAGTTCAATACGACGATCTACAGCAACAACGACCGGTACCGCGGCGTCAAGAACGGTCGCCACGTGATCTTCGCCAACGCGGACGATCTCGCCGAACTCGGCATCGCAGACGGAGCGAGCGTCGACATTCACGGTGAGTGGAGCGACGGAGTCGACCGGGTGGCGCGCGGATTCCGCGTGATCGCGTATCCGACGGCGAAGGGATGCGTCGCCACCTACTTCCCCGAAGCGAACGTGCTTGTGCCGCTCGATTTCACGGCTCACGGCAGCAATACTCCGGTGTCGAAGTCGATCGTCGTGCGCCTCGAGCAAGTTGCCATGGCGGCGGTCTGA
- the fdhD gene encoding formate dehydrogenase accessory sulfurtransferase FdhD: MGRITARRRVARYTVGERISVREDHLAVEEPLEIRVGGEALTITMRTPGNDVELAQGFLLSEGIVNRPEHVLGAMHCASDGEENTYNVLDVTLDPALGAVAAGLKRAFSTTSACGLCGKASIDAVRTTSTFDLHDDAAVVDAEFLATLPVRLRAGQSAFEKTGGLHAAALFDSVTGELLVLREDVGRHNAVDKVVGWALANGHVAGRGLVLMVSGRASFELAQKAFMAGIPILAAVSAPSSLAVELADDAGLSLVGFVRDNRMVVYAGAERVTNESSAEQHPAKVRTA; encoded by the coding sequence GTGGGCAGAATTACCGCTCGACGACGAGTCGCACGCTACACCGTGGGTGAGCGCATTTCGGTGCGCGAGGATCACCTCGCCGTTGAAGAGCCTCTGGAGATCCGCGTCGGCGGAGAAGCCCTCACGATCACGATGCGAACGCCGGGAAACGACGTCGAGCTTGCGCAGGGCTTTCTGCTCTCTGAGGGCATCGTCAACCGTCCCGAGCACGTGCTCGGCGCCATGCACTGCGCAAGCGATGGCGAGGAGAACACTTACAACGTTCTCGACGTGACGCTGGACCCTGCTCTCGGCGCCGTCGCAGCCGGGCTGAAGCGTGCGTTCTCGACGACGAGCGCCTGCGGTCTGTGTGGCAAGGCGAGCATCGACGCCGTGCGCACAACGTCGACGTTCGATCTGCACGACGATGCGGCTGTCGTCGACGCGGAGTTTCTAGCGACGCTGCCTGTGCGTCTGCGCGCCGGGCAGTCGGCGTTTGAGAAGACGGGCGGGCTGCACGCCGCGGCGCTCTTCGACTCGGTGACGGGCGAGCTGCTCGTGCTGCGCGAAGACGTCGGGCGGCACAACGCCGTCGACAAGGTTGTGGGCTGGGCACTGGCCAACGGTCATGTTGCGGGCCGCGGCCTCGTGCTGATGGTGTCGGGGCGCGCGAGCTTCGAGTTGGCGCAGAAGGCGTTCATGGCCGGCATCCCGATTCTTGCCGCTGTATCGGCGCCGTCGTCTCTCGCGGTTGAGCTTGCAGACGACGCGGGGCTCAGCCTCGTCGGCTTCGTGCGCGACAACCGCATGGTCGTGTATGCGGGAGCAGAACGCGTGACGAACGAGAGCAGTGCAGAGCAGCATCCGGCGAAAGTGAGAACAGCATGA
- a CDS encoding HAD-IIA family hydrolase — MRTRDDIECWLTDMDGVLVHENAAVPGASDLLQQWRFENKPFLVLTNNSIFTPRDLSARLRASGLDVPEESIWTSALATAAFLKEQAPGGSAFVIGEAGLTTALHAAGFIMTEVNPDFVVVGETRNYSFEAITKAIRCINNGARFIATNPDATGPSAEGVLPATGAISALITKATGRDPYVVGKPNPMMFRSALNRIGAHSENTGMIGDRMDTDVVAGIEAGLHTVLVLTGISDQAEIEKYPFRPSEVLDSVADLLNDEPVETETY, encoded by the coding sequence GTGCGCACCCGTGACGACATCGAATGCTGGCTCACCGACATGGACGGCGTTCTCGTTCACGAGAACGCCGCGGTCCCCGGAGCATCCGACCTTCTTCAGCAGTGGCGCTTCGAGAACAAGCCGTTTCTCGTGCTCACCAACAACTCAATCTTCACCCCGCGCGACCTCAGCGCACGTCTGCGCGCCTCGGGACTCGACGTTCCCGAAGAGTCGATCTGGACGTCGGCGCTCGCAACGGCGGCCTTCCTCAAAGAGCAGGCGCCAGGCGGTTCGGCGTTCGTGATCGGCGAGGCCGGTCTCACGACCGCGCTGCACGCCGCCGGTTTCATCATGACCGAGGTGAATCCCGATTTCGTCGTCGTCGGCGAGACACGCAACTACTCGTTCGAAGCCATCACCAAGGCGATTCGCTGCATCAACAACGGTGCGCGATTTATCGCCACAAATCCGGATGCCACGGGGCCAAGCGCCGAGGGTGTGCTGCCCGCGACGGGAGCCATCTCAGCGCTGATCACCAAGGCAACGGGGCGCGACCCCTACGTCGTGGGCAAACCGAACCCGATGATGTTCCGCTCGGCGCTCAACCGCATCGGCGCGCACTCAGAGAACACGGGAATGATCGGCGACCGCATGGACACCGATGTGGTCGCCGGAATTGAAGCCGGGCTGCACACGGTGCTCGTGCTCACGGGCATCAGCGATCAGGCAGAGATCGAGAAGTATCCGTTCCGCCCGAGCGAGGTGCTCGACAGCGTTGCCGATCTTCTGAACGACGAACCGGTCGAGACCGAAACGTACTGA
- a CDS encoding septum formation family protein, translated as MTPRDDDKHPDEPNPQTGEADLGADWLMSQLDDTGAFSTIDDGDGEDAPPTSDAADEGSRKMRRRRFRRREQQPDAAKADVAPDAAAPKTRDADDGAPTQAFDVAADRAAESPVSPRSPEPPKDPEPPRTPVPPRKSPDGIFSWGLTPNDAGDPLIEKPAEPEPEPSDDKPIGAHAGEPDEGEATQAFDPFADRGPEPVSPEQAAIDGRFSSPDAFDRLYDEATLSSLADDAVVGDDDDDEDAVDEPTAADLPAPKSAASDEPTIVVPAPIDDAPSTGGEAAADDAIFDESTEFADDVERAEAETLAEEAGVPLVAETTEPPDLGILDLFGGAKRQHTTDDAPAADDDAHITPAPTALGGTRQAGSATGDTGDTSRTGDESETSARLRALFERTATEPVATNRPASDEHTVPTRQNPVQAPLSSGGGAGGSRGARRSGVSGGSGGSPGNRPLLIVGVAVVAVLVLGGLFWVGTLVPGMMASSQPEQTETSTPTPTQSIPAEGTLPAGTYSWDMLRGGECLSDYSSPWEEEFTVVDCEGEHDAQLVAVGEMSDDENAAFPGEDELASQIYLKCSDPSVLDLAKAGAYGDVQVQGSYPVTEEQWNDGQRSYYCFVNRSSGDPLTGSLVPAG; from the coding sequence GTGACTCCACGCGACGACGACAAGCACCCAGACGAACCGAACCCGCAGACGGGCGAAGCAGATCTGGGCGCTGACTGGCTGATGTCGCAGCTCGACGACACGGGAGCCTTCAGCACCATCGACGACGGTGATGGCGAAGACGCGCCCCCGACAAGCGACGCGGCGGACGAGGGCAGCCGAAAGATGAGGCGGCGGCGTTTTCGTCGCAGAGAGCAGCAGCCGGATGCAGCGAAGGCAGACGTTGCCCCCGACGCCGCCGCGCCCAAGACGCGTGACGCCGACGATGGCGCCCCGACGCAGGCCTTCGATGTTGCTGCCGATCGTGCAGCAGAGAGCCCTGTCTCTCCGAGAAGTCCAGAGCCTCCGAAAGATCCAGAGCCTCCCAGAACTCCTGTTCCTCCGCGAAAGTCGCCAGACGGCATCTTCTCGTGGGGTCTCACCCCCAATGATGCGGGTGACCCGCTCATTGAGAAGCCAGCCGAGCCGGAGCCGGAGCCGTCGGATGACAAGCCCATCGGTGCTCATGCGGGTGAGCCTGACGAGGGCGAGGCGACACAGGCTTTCGACCCATTCGCTGATCGCGGCCCCGAACCGGTATCTCCCGAGCAGGCGGCCATCGACGGCAGGTTCTCGAGTCCTGACGCTTTCGATCGGCTCTATGACGAGGCAACGCTGTCGTCACTTGCTGATGACGCTGTCGTCGGTGACGACGATGATGACGAGGATGCTGTCGACGAGCCGACCGCGGCAGACCTGCCCGCCCCCAAGTCTGCCGCTTCTGACGAGCCGACAATAGTCGTTCCCGCGCCCATCGATGACGCGCCCTCGACAGGCGGCGAGGCCGCTGCAGACGACGCCATCTTCGACGAGTCCACGGAGTTCGCTGACGACGTCGAGCGCGCCGAAGCCGAAACGCTCGCCGAGGAGGCGGGAGTTCCGTTGGTAGCCGAGACGACGGAGCCACCCGACCTCGGCATTCTCGATCTGTTCGGCGGGGCGAAGCGCCAGCACACGACTGACGACGCGCCCGCTGCAGACGACGACGCGCACATCACTCCAGCCCCCACGGCGCTGGGAGGCACCCGACAGGCAGGCTCGGCAACAGGGGACACCGGGGACACATCGCGCACGGGAGACGAGTCAGAGACGAGCGCACGGCTGCGAGCCCTCTTCGAGCGCACGGCAACGGAACCCGTTGCCACGAACCGGCCCGCATCGGATGAGCACACTGTGCCGACGCGGCAGAATCCTGTGCAGGCCCCTCTCAGCTCGGGTGGTGGTGCCGGTGGTTCCCGCGGGGCGCGTCGTTCCGGTGTGTCCGGCGGTTCGGGCGGTTCGCCCGGTAACCGCCCGCTGCTCATCGTCGGAGTCGCGGTTGTCGCCGTGCTCGTACTCGGAGGGCTTTTCTGGGTGGGCACTCTCGTTCCCGGAATGATGGCGTCATCGCAGCCCGAGCAGACGGAGACGAGCACGCCGACGCCGACGCAATCCATTCCCGCAGAGGGAACACTGCCCGCCGGCACCTATTCGTGGGACATGCTGCGCGGTGGCGAGTGCCTCAGTGATTATTCGTCCCCGTGGGAAGAAGAGTTCACCGTCGTCGACTGCGAGGGCGAGCACGATGCGCAACTCGTCGCTGTCGGCGAGATGTCTGACGACGAGAACGCCGCCTTTCCCGGCGAAGACGAGCTGGCGAGCCAGATCTACCTGAAGTGCAGCGACCCGAGCGTGCTCGACCTCGCCAAGGCGGGCGCGTACGGCGACGTGCAGGTGCAGGGAAGCTACCCGGTCACCGAAGAGCAGTGGAACGACGGTCAGCGCAGCTATTACTGCTTCGTGAACCGCTCATCGGGGGATCCGCTGACCGGAAGCCTCGTTCCGGCCGGGTAA